In Maridesulfovibrio bastinii DSM 16055, a single genomic region encodes these proteins:
- a CDS encoding aldo/keto reductase: protein MRNRFDMDYRKIPSNDKEISTIGIGGSKLHTMSVQELKEVFSTASESGINIIDLATENREVFKRVGQALGDKRGQFMLSLHLGLTFQKDGQYKRTRNVDEVKAGFERQLAALGTDYADIGYIHYVDDFKDFENVYKSGTYDFACELKEKGIIRNLGFASHQAEIAKAFLDKGGFDLFMFSINPAYDLDPVKNNPLEKDLSSQDALQVAQERSDLYRLAQKKGVGITVMKALGAGRLLSKTASPFKKALTTTQCIQYSLDRPSVLSCMIGVSSVNDLNSLLCYYTADKSERDYSMIADGQFKEMRGECVYCNHCLPCPSSIDIASVNKFLDLAESGDQLAGQHYLLLDHKASECIECGSCERNCPFDVTVIKKMKKAVELFGI from the coding sequence ATGCGGAACAGGTTTGATATGGATTATCGTAAAATCCCAAGCAATGATAAAGAAATCAGCACCATTGGTATAGGCGGATCAAAACTGCACACTATGTCTGTGCAGGAGCTGAAAGAGGTTTTCAGCACCGCATCCGAAAGCGGTATAAATATAATCGATCTGGCAACTGAAAACCGTGAGGTTTTCAAAAGGGTTGGTCAGGCCTTAGGCGATAAACGCGGACAGTTTATGCTGTCACTTCATCTCGGGCTGACCTTTCAGAAAGATGGTCAGTACAAACGAACCCGCAATGTTGATGAAGTTAAGGCTGGTTTTGAACGCCAGTTGGCGGCTCTGGGGACTGATTATGCGGATATAGGCTATATTCATTACGTTGATGACTTCAAAGATTTTGAAAATGTTTACAAATCCGGAACTTATGACTTTGCCTGCGAGCTTAAAGAAAAAGGCATTATCCGCAATCTTGGATTTGCTTCACACCAAGCTGAGATAGCTAAAGCTTTCCTTGATAAAGGCGGCTTTGATCTGTTTATGTTCAGCATAAATCCAGCCTATGATCTTGATCCGGTAAAAAACAACCCGCTTGAAAAAGATCTAAGCTCTCAGGACGCTTTACAGGTTGCACAGGAAAGATCAGACCTTTACCGGCTTGCGCAAAAAAAGGGCGTAGGCATAACGGTGATGAAAGCTCTTGGTGCGGGAAGACTGCTTAGCAAAACAGCATCACCATTTAAAAAGGCCCTAACAACGACTCAGTGCATTCAATACAGCCTTGACCGACCGTCTGTATTGTCATGCATGATCGGGGTTTCTTCAGTAAACGACCTTAACTCACTTTTATGCTACTATACTGCGGATAAAAGCGAGCGGGACTATTCAATGATTGCCGACGGGCAGTTCAAAGAAATGCGTGGAGAATGTGTATACTGCAATCACTGTCTGCCCTGCCCTTCCTCAATCGACATAGCCAGCGTTAATAAATTTTTAGATCTGGCCGAAAGTGGCGATCAGCTTGCCGGACAGCATTACTTGCTTCTCGACCACAAGGCTTCTGAATGTATTGAGTGCGGATCATGTGAAAGGAATTGTCCTTTTGATGTTACCGTCATTAAAAAAATGAAGAAAGCAGTTGAACTTTTCGGAATCTAG
- a CDS encoding MBL fold metallo-hydrolase gives MNFNTRTMLTFFIIGVLVLTLASCAVLGGKKFGKNPSGEELARIESSPNYKDGEFKNTVPTQTLAEDQSTLKIIIKGLFSHTDNLRPEEPLPTVRLDLKDQTVIPADKDVVIWLGHSGFFIQLNGKRILIDPVFNDHGAPFSFFNKIFPGTDIYTAADMPEIDYLLISHDHWDHLDYKTVTELLPKVKKVICPLGIGADFKYWGYPDKKIYEEDWGTSLDFGDGINITFIPARHYSGRLFSKNKTLWTGYVLESPKIRMLFSGDSGFGPHFKEIAGKFGKFDLVALDGGQYDSRWPLIHMTPEEAVKAAEILDTHNMLLAHVGRFAIAAHSWKDPFLRAVKAAKSAPFKLLTPEIGQPIWFDGRKQNFTHWWEGLK, from the coding sequence ATGAACTTCAACACTCGAACTATGCTAACTTTTTTCATTATCGGAGTTTTAGTTTTGACTCTTGCTTCATGCGCTGTCCTCGGGGGTAAAAAATTTGGCAAAAATCCCTCTGGAGAAGAGCTTGCCCGCATTGAATCCTCGCCAAATTATAAAGACGGTGAATTTAAAAACACCGTGCCTACACAGACTCTTGCAGAAGATCAAAGTACCCTCAAAATAATTATTAAGGGGCTGTTCTCCCATACCGATAATCTGCGTCCCGAAGAACCGCTGCCGACAGTCAGACTTGATCTGAAAGATCAGACAGTCATTCCGGCGGATAAAGATGTTGTGATCTGGCTGGGACACTCCGGCTTTTTCATTCAGCTCAACGGCAAAAGGATTCTCATTGACCCGGTTTTCAATGACCACGGGGCTCCTTTTTCTTTTTTCAACAAAATCTTTCCCGGTACAGACATCTACACTGCGGCAGATATGCCTGAAATTGATTACCTTCTTATTTCTCACGACCATTGGGACCACCTTGACTATAAAACAGTTACAGAGCTCCTCCCGAAGGTAAAAAAAGTTATCTGCCCTCTTGGTATAGGTGCTGATTTTAAATACTGGGGTTATCCCGATAAAAAAATCTACGAAGAAGACTGGGGCACATCTCTTGATTTCGGCGATGGAATAAACATTACATTTATCCCGGCCAGACATTACTCCGGAAGGCTTTTTTCAAAAAACAAAACTCTCTGGACAGGATACGTCCTCGAATCACCAAAAATAAGAATGCTTTTCAGTGGAGATTCCGGGTTCGGACCACATTTCAAGGAGATAGCAGGAAAGTTTGGAAAATTTGATCTTGTTGCCCTTGATGGCGGACAGTATGATTCACGCTGGCCACTTATTCACATGACCCCGGAAGAAGCTGTTAAAGCTGCTGAAATTCTGGATACCCACAATATGCTGCTTGCCCATGTCGGCAGATTCGCCATTGCGGCCCACAGCTGGAAAGATCCGTTTCTGCGTGCTGTAAAAGCCGCAAAATCGGCACCTTTTAAACTGCTGACCCCTGAAATAGGGCAGCCGATATGGTTTGACGGCAGAAAACAGAATTTTACGCACTGGTGGGAAGGACTCAAATAG
- a CDS encoding AraC family transcriptional regulator, with protein sequence MSDLAEIFHDFSLIDGDATETYLKGVRLFKNSRTIARRPMLYDPGICIVAAGHKNGYLGEKTFRYDPENYLVTSVSMPFECETNPSEDSPLLGLYIDIDLAQLNELISQMNLENRIDEIKNGHFQLAIGPATLDEEMKDAVVKLLKALKSETEAKILGPGIVKEIYYRALCGKQAPVLFSLARGSGSFSQVARVISMMQGEFSKKFDVEQLATTANMSVSAFHKAFKEITEDSPLQYLKKIRLARARDLIVQKKMKAYLAADAVGYESSSQFSREFKRHFGQSPTEVMKTN encoded by the coding sequence ATGTCTGATCTCGCAGAAATATTTCATGATTTTTCTCTTATTGATGGCGATGCAACCGAAACATATTTGAAAGGTGTCCGACTTTTTAAAAATTCGAGAACCATAGCCAGAAGGCCCATGCTCTATGATCCGGGCATCTGTATCGTTGCAGCAGGACACAAGAATGGCTACCTCGGAGAAAAGACTTTTCGCTACGATCCTGAAAATTATCTCGTAACATCGGTTTCAATGCCCTTTGAATGTGAAACAAATCCCAGTGAGGATTCACCTCTCTTGGGATTATATATTGATATAGACCTTGCGCAGTTGAATGAGCTGATCAGTCAGATGAATCTTGAAAACAGGATTGATGAAATTAAAAATGGACACTTTCAACTGGCCATAGGCCCGGCTACTCTCGATGAAGAGATGAAAGACGCTGTTGTAAAACTTCTGAAAGCACTGAAATCAGAAACCGAAGCAAAAATACTAGGCCCCGGTATTGTTAAAGAAATATATTACAGGGCTCTTTGCGGAAAGCAGGCTCCGGTTTTATTTTCACTGGCCAGAGGCAGTGGCTCTTTTTCTCAGGTCGCCAGAGTAATCAGCATGATGCAGGGAGAATTTTCCAAAAAATTCGATGTAGAACAACTGGCTACCACCGCCAATATGAGTGTTTCTGCTTTTCACAAAGCTTTCAAGGAAATCACTGAAGACTCTCCGCTGCAATACCTGAAAAAAATAAGGCTGGCTCGGGCCAGAGACCTTATCGTCCAAAAAAAGATGAAGGCTTATCTTGCTGCAGATGCAGTGGGTTATGAAAGTTCATCTCAGTTCAGCAGAGAGTTTAAAAGGCATTTCGGGCAAAGCCCGACAGAAGTGATGAAAACAAACTAA
- a CDS encoding DUF362 domain-containing protein has translation MGNISRRQFLIGGAVAAGSLVMPCSGVLAAESSGVPVYFTKNINAESLVEIYRTVMKGRSLPGKVAVKLHSGEPGGHNFPAPSLVGGLVNKVDGTIVECNTAYHGRRFSTADHMKAIKDHGFTGIAPVEIMDENGSMSLPVLRGRHLKENLVGAGFANYDSFLILSHFKGHAMGGFGGAIKNMSIGIASAEGKMWIHTAGGTKSLASFGPAIQTDQDSFLESMAEASGSVMNRLGRNNIIYVNLMNNLSIDCDCDSNPAEPELDDMGILASSDPVALDQACVDMIYAADSSKSASLRHRIESKNGIHTLEYASDMGLGSRKYRIISIDS, from the coding sequence ATGGGCAATATTTCCAGACGCCAGTTTCTGATCGGCGGAGCTGTAGCCGCAGGATCTCTAGTCATGCCGTGCTCCGGTGTTCTTGCTGCTGAAAGTTCCGGTGTACCGGTCTATTTTACCAAAAATATCAATGCAGAATCACTTGTTGAAATATACCGCACTGTAATGAAAGGACGCAGTCTGCCCGGTAAAGTCGCTGTTAAGCTTCATTCCGGTGAGCCTGGCGGGCATAACTTCCCGGCTCCATCACTTGTAGGCGGTCTGGTGAATAAAGTTGATGGAACAATTGTTGAGTGCAATACCGCTTATCATGGCAGACGTTTTTCAACAGCAGATCACATGAAAGCTATCAAGGATCATGGTTTTACAGGCATTGCACCGGTAGAAATAATGGATGAAAACGGTTCCATGTCTCTGCCTGTTCTCAGGGGACGCCATCTCAAAGAGAATCTGGTTGGAGCTGGATTTGCGAATTATGATTCATTTCTGATTCTTTCCCATTTCAAGGGGCACGCTATGGGAGGTTTTGGCGGGGCAATAAAAAATATGTCTATCGGTATTGCTTCTGCTGAAGGTAAAATGTGGATTCATACTGCGGGAGGAACAAAAAGTCTCGCAAGTTTCGGTCCTGCTATACAGACAGATCAGGATAGTTTTCTGGAATCAATGGCCGAGGCTTCCGGTTCGGTTATGAATCGCCTTGGACGTAATAATATTATTTATGTCAACCTGATGAACAACTTGTCTATAGATTGTGATTGCGACAGCAATCCGGCCGAGCCTGAACTTGATGATATGGGAATTCTAGCTTCAAGTGACCCTGTTGCTCTTGATCAGGCCTGCGTGGATATGATCTATGCTGCTGATTCAAGTAAAAGTGCTTCATTGCGGCACAGAATTGAATCTAAAAATGGCATCCATACTCTGGAATATGCTTCGGATATGGGCTTAGGCAGCCGTAAATACCGTATTATAAGTATTGATTCATAA
- a CDS encoding STAS domain-containing protein, whose amino-acid sequence MKISEDRIGDFLLVSPETDKLDSPNSAVFKSWLMGLIDQGEKMIALDFSDVRFMDSSGLAVLVSAFKIIGDTGKIVLVSPTENIRKLFSITKMDSFITILNSPDDLL is encoded by the coding sequence ATGAAAATTTCAGAAGACAGAATTGGAGACTTTCTTCTGGTTTCGCCTGAAACAGATAAACTGGATTCGCCTAATTCAGCTGTTTTTAAAAGCTGGCTTATGGGCTTGATTGATCAGGGTGAAAAGATGATTGCCCTTGATTTTTCAGATGTCAGGTTTATGGATTCAAGCGGACTTGCCGTATTGGTTTCCGCTTTTAAAATAATTGGAGACACCGGAAAAATTGTCCTTGTTTCACCTACAGAGAATATCAGAAAACTTTTTTCAATAACCAAAATGGACAGCTTTATCACTATTTTGAATTCTCCGGATGATCTGCTGTGA
- a CDS encoding ornithine cyclodeaminase family protein has protein sequence MKTPMITYDETASKLNWPEVVEALREGHKLPEAEIKDIFLGPAEGTLLSRGAYIKGLGYGVKSTTVFSGNSRQGLPSVQGAMMMFDPLHGELKAIIESRLITEFKTASDSVLGASILMRPDSKKLLIIGAGTVARSLVKAYGAVFKNLDKITIWARRTERAEQLALEFKNSSLNVNFSENLPASAAEADIISCATLATSPVLKYEWLKPGTHVDLIGAYKADMREADDYLISNGSIYVDSRKTTINHIGELMIPISKRIITEDDVRGDFYDLISNRNIGRKNNDEITVFKNGGGAHLDLMTAAYILSVVAAKK, from the coding sequence ATGAAAACCCCGATGATAACCTATGATGAGACTGCTTCCAAACTAAACTGGCCCGAAGTTGTAGAAGCCCTGCGGGAAGGTCACAAACTTCCTGAAGCCGAGATAAAAGATATATTCCTCGGTCCTGCCGAAGGAACTCTTTTGAGTCGTGGAGCATATATCAAGGGGCTGGGATACGGAGTAAAATCAACTACTGTTTTTTCCGGAAACAGCAGGCAGGGCTTACCTTCTGTACAGGGAGCCATGATGATGTTTGATCCCCTTCACGGGGAACTTAAGGCCATAATTGAAAGCAGACTGATCACTGAATTTAAAACAGCTTCCGATTCAGTGCTCGGAGCTTCCATACTTATGCGTCCTGACAGCAAAAAATTACTGATTATAGGGGCGGGTACAGTCGCCAGAAGTCTGGTTAAAGCCTACGGAGCTGTTTTCAAAAATCTTGATAAAATCACCATCTGGGCCAGAAGAACGGAAAGAGCAGAACAGCTTGCGCTTGAATTTAAAAATTCCAGCCTCAATGTAAATTTTTCAGAAAACCTCCCAGCTTCTGCGGCAGAGGCTGATATAATTTCCTGTGCGACTTTAGCTACATCTCCGGTCCTAAAATATGAATGGCTAAAGCCGGGAACCCATGTTGATCTGATAGGAGCTTACAAAGCTGATATGCGTGAGGCTGATGACTATTTGATATCAAATGGAAGCATTTATGTGGACAGCAGAAAAACCACCATCAATCATATCGGCGAGCTGATGATCCCAATTTCCAAAAGAATTATAACCGAAGATGACGTACGAGGAGACTTTTATGACCTTATTTCTAACCGAAATATCGGCAGAAAAAATAATGACGAGATAACTGTTTTTAAAAACGGTGGAGGTGCTCACCTCGATCTGATGACAGCGGCCTACATTCTGTCTGTGGTTGCTGCTAAAAAATAG
- a CDS encoding thiamine pyrophosphate-binding protein has product MTQEKNNKQQAESYNGAETLVATLVENGVEVCFANPGTSEMHFVSALDRIPGMRSILCLFEGVTTGAADGYARMTGKPACTLLHLGPVSQTVWPISITPVNQAHRW; this is encoded by the coding sequence GTGACCCAAGAAAAAAACAATAAACAGCAGGCTGAATCTTATAATGGCGCTGAAACACTTGTCGCTACTCTGGTCGAGAATGGAGTAGAGGTTTGTTTTGCAAATCCCGGAACATCGGAAATGCATTTTGTAAGTGCTCTGGACCGCATACCCGGCATGAGGTCTATCCTCTGCCTCTTTGAAGGGGTTACAACCGGAGCCGCTGACGGTTATGCCCGGATGACCGGAAAACCTGCCTGTACTTTGCTGCACCTTGGCCCGGTTTCGCAAACAGTATGGCCAATATCCATAACGCCCGTAAATCAGGCTCACCGCTGGTAA
- a CDS encoding acetolactate synthase large subunit — MANIHNARKSGSPLVNIIGDHATYHERYNAPLTSNVQGFCSSISDWVCRPRSARTVAADAARAVQASRQTPGKIASLILPADTAWLEAERPAPRLEIPKPAAVSAAAIEGVAKALSSGKKTAILIRGEALYSEKGLTAAGRIANETGSTLFCDTFTPRARFGRGLPKVEPLHYRGKDILSRLGEFEQLLLVGAEPPVSFFAYPDQKSWLTPPECKIITLSHPHEDGSSALSDLAEVLGAAPWTDRPAEEAEYSTDSPLTAENVMKAVAALLPENAIVADEGITSTLPYTSYLSKAAPHDYLPTTGGAIGDILPVSTGAAVAAPDRKVVCLAGDGSAMYTLQALWTQAREKLDVVTVIYANKSYSVLNQELKLVQAVSKGEKALSLLDLHNPSLDWVKLAEGMGVSAVSVDSMKSFADEFSSALETHGPRLIEVLI; from the coding sequence ATGGCCAATATCCATAACGCCCGTAAATCAGGCTCACCGCTGGTAAATATTATCGGTGATCATGCCACTTACCATGAACGCTACAATGCTCCGCTCACCTCAAATGTTCAGGGTTTTTGTTCCTCTATTTCCGACTGGGTCTGCCGTCCCAGAAGTGCGCGCACAGTTGCGGCTGATGCTGCCCGAGCTGTTCAGGCTTCAAGACAGACTCCCGGAAAGATCGCCTCACTGATTCTCCCTGCTGATACGGCATGGCTGGAGGCTGAGCGTCCTGCTCCCCGGCTTGAAATTCCCAAACCTGCCGCTGTTTCTGCTGCTGCCATTGAGGGGGTCGCCAAAGCTTTGAGCAGTGGAAAGAAAACAGCGATTCTCATTCGTGGAGAGGCTCTTTACAGTGAAAAGGGGCTGACTGCTGCCGGGAGAATAGCAAACGAAACAGGAAGTACTCTTTTTTGTGATACTTTTACCCCGCGGGCAAGGTTCGGCAGGGGACTGCCCAAGGTAGAACCACTGCATTACCGCGGTAAAGATATTTTAAGCAGACTTGGAGAATTTGAACAGCTGCTACTGGTGGGGGCTGAACCTCCTGTTTCCTTTTTTGCCTACCCTGATCAGAAAAGCTGGCTTACTCCACCGGAATGTAAAATTATCACTCTTTCACATCCGCATGAAGACGGCAGCTCCGCACTAAGTGACCTAGCTGAAGTTTTGGGAGCGGCTCCGTGGACAGACCGTCCGGCAGAAGAAGCTGAATATTCAACGGACTCTCCGTTAACAGCTGAAAATGTAATGAAAGCCGTTGCTGCACTGCTTCCTGAAAATGCTATTGTTGCTGACGAAGGTATTACTTCAACTCTGCCTTACACTTCATATCTTTCAAAAGCTGCACCCCACGATTATCTGCCGACAACCGGGGGAGCTATAGGTGATATCCTTCCGGTCAGCACCGGGGCGGCTGTAGCGGCACCGGACCGCAAGGTTGTCTGCCTTGCCGGTGACGGTAGTGCCATGTACACCCTACAGGCATTATGGACTCAGGCAAGGGAAAAGCTTGATGTGGTTACTGTTATCTATGCTAATAAATCCTACTCGGTGCTTAATCAGGAATTAAAGCTTGTTCAGGCTGTATCTAAGGGTGAAAAAGCCCTGTCACTGCTTGACCTGCATAATCCGTCACTGGACTGGGTAAAACTGGCAGAAGGTATGGGGGTCTCAGCTGTGAGTGTGGACAGTATGAAGAGTTTTGCTGATGAGTTTTCCTCAGCTCTTGAAACACATGGTCCACGGCTTATCGAAGTTCTTATTTAG
- a CDS encoding GntR family transcriptional regulator, with the protein MEKQRFYQIVRQLILDRLKSGELKHGDKLPSERELCSETGINRNTVRHALTMLQREGKIYRLDRRGWYVTPTRLIYDPAHHVNFAKLASKQGRTARWTTRETGSLTIEGKMVGSNQFEGFKPGTPVDIMENIFFLDGQKVAYTQNYLHAKRLENIIPKTREEAMTQVIENEYGIKLEQRDLIIRPQFHSPEISNELDVPPGSPGMYIRRIKTDEKNIVLTVEHEYWRFDAIELRVKS; encoded by the coding sequence ATGGAAAAACAGCGATTTTATCAGATTGTACGTCAGCTTATTCTTGATAGGCTTAAATCTGGAGAGCTTAAGCATGGAGACAAACTGCCTTCAGAAAGGGAACTCTGTTCGGAGACGGGAATCAACCGTAATACGGTCCGCCATGCTCTGACCATGTTACAGCGTGAAGGTAAAATTTACCGTCTCGACCGCCGGGGATGGTATGTAACTCCCACACGCCTTATTTATGACCCGGCCCATCATGTTAACTTTGCTAAACTGGCCTCCAAACAGGGGAGAACTGCCCGTTGGACGACCAGAGAGACCGGAAGCCTCACAATTGAGGGAAAAATGGTCGGCTCAAACCAGTTTGAAGGCTTCAAACCGGGAACACCCGTTGATATAATGGAAAATATTTTCTTTCTTGATGGTCAGAAAGTAGCCTACACTCAAAACTACCTTCACGCGAAACGGCTTGAAAATATCATTCCCAAAACCCGTGAAGAAGCAATGACTCAGGTTATTGAAAATGAATACGGGATAAAGCTGGAACAACGCGACCTGATCATAAGACCGCAATTTCACTCCCCTGAAATTTCCAATGAACTGGATGTTCCTCCGGGATCTCCGGGAATGTATATCAGACGCATCAAGACTGACGAAAAGAATATAGTGCTCACTGTGGAACATGAATACTGGAGATTTGATGCCATAGAGCTGCGAGTAAAAAGCTGA
- a CDS encoding amino acid ABC transporter substrate-binding protein: MKFLRAISVSLVLMLLLASAASAGTLENVRKDGFLKCGTHIENPGFSSLDSNGKRVGFDVDFMRAVAAAVNVPEIKFVPLTSKERLPALQSGEVDLLARTTTLTMSRDVKLGLDFTVTTLYDGQGMMVRKSLGIKSAKELDGASVCLQTGSTTELNISDYFRKNGMKFTPVVFDKQADVRKAYDAGRCDVHTTDISGLAAQRSLMKDPSEHVILPEVISKEPLGPYVRQGDDQWEDIVRWTVWLTMSAEEKGITQANVEKMYAESKDPEVQRMLGKTGSLWTDLGLDEKAPIRIIKAVGNYGEIFERNLGPNTPLRLERGLNAQWTKGGLIYAPPFR, from the coding sequence ATGAAATTTTTACGTGCAATTTCAGTTAGTCTGGTGCTCATGCTGTTGCTGGCTTCCGCCGCTTCCGCCGGCACTCTGGAAAATGTCCGCAAGGATGGTTTTCTAAAATGTGGAACCCACATTGAAAATCCCGGATTTTCATCACTGGACAGCAACGGCAAAAGGGTCGGTTTTGATGTCGACTTCATGCGTGCGGTTGCTGCGGCGGTAAATGTTCCTGAAATTAAATTTGTTCCGCTGACTTCTAAAGAACGTCTTCCCGCTTTGCAGTCCGGGGAAGTTGATCTTCTGGCCCGGACCACAACTCTGACCATGAGTCGTGACGTAAAACTCGGACTCGATTTTACCGTCACCACTCTTTACGACGGTCAGGGCATGATGGTTCGTAAATCTCTGGGAATAAAGAGTGCTAAAGAACTGGACGGCGCATCAGTTTGTCTTCAGACCGGTTCTACCACTGAACTTAATATCTCAGATTATTTCCGCAAAAACGGAATGAAGTTTACACCTGTTGTTTTTGATAAGCAGGCTGATGTTCGTAAAGCTTATGATGCCGGACGCTGTGATGTGCATACTACAGATATTTCCGGTCTTGCTGCTCAGCGTTCACTTATGAAAGATCCTTCCGAACATGTGATTCTGCCCGAAGTTATATCCAAAGAACCTCTCGGACCTTATGTCCGTCAGGGTGATGACCAGTGGGAAGATATTGTCCGCTGGACAGTATGGCTGACCATGTCTGCTGAAGAAAAGGGCATCACTCAGGCCAATGTTGAAAAAATGTATGCCGAGAGCAAGGACCCTGAAGTCCAGCGCATGCTTGGAAAGACCGGTTCACTCTGGACAGACCTCGGTCTGGATGAAAAAGCTCCCATACGCATTATTAAAGCAGTTGGTAACTATGGTGAGATTTTCGAGCGCAACCTTGGTCCTAATACCCCTCTGCGTCTCGAACGCGGCCTGAATGCACAGTGGACAAAAGGCGGCCTTATTTACGCTCCGCCTTTCCGCTAA
- a CDS encoding amino acid ABC transporter permease — translation MSVKTAPPKVPLWRSPQGRAWIFQICMMLAFLYVAVSAYRNALINLAKRGISSGFGFLSNEAGFRIGEINSIPLPTGGVLWFILSLVIGLGISRLIAVYLKKKTAEPLNTLWFSVCMVICVGLPILTLYLFRNDIEIVKYSESSSYTMALVTSLINTLKVTVIGCVASTVLGLLVALGRLSPNWLLRTLCRWYVELNRNLPVLLQLFFWYFIVLQQLPGVRRSIDIGGWLILNKRGLYIPSLVPQSGAWLFCVAVVAAIMVVLVLVRRSRRMRNDEGVPGKVFLPGLAVIVILPALAWLVSGCPFALDFPVLKGFNYQGGTGLTPEFTALVVGLSVYVSAFNAEIIRSGIQSVAKGQREAARALAMNEKQVMRVVILPQAMRVIVPPITSEYLAIAKNSSLAVAIGYPDFVSVGGTILNQSGQAIEIVGIWMGVYLCISLLISCGMNWYNNKVRLVER, via the coding sequence ATGTCTGTAAAAACAGCACCTCCTAAAGTTCCCTTATGGCGAAGCCCGCAGGGTAGAGCCTGGATATTCCAGATCTGTATGATGCTGGCGTTTTTATATGTGGCTGTCTCGGCTTATAGAAACGCTCTGATAAATCTTGCTAAACGTGGAATCAGTTCAGGGTTCGGCTTTCTCTCAAATGAAGCCGGGTTCAGAATAGGGGAGATCAACTCGATTCCTCTGCCGACAGGTGGTGTCCTGTGGTTTATTCTCAGCCTTGTTATCGGGCTGGGCATAAGCAGACTCATAGCCGTATATCTGAAAAAGAAAACAGCTGAACCGCTGAACACTCTGTGGTTTTCTGTCTGTATGGTCATCTGTGTCGGGCTGCCGATACTTACCTTGTATCTGTTCAGAAATGATATTGAAATTGTAAAATATTCTGAATCTTCCAGCTACACCATGGCTTTGGTCACCTCGCTTATAAACACCCTCAAGGTCACGGTTATCGGCTGTGTGGCCTCAACAGTTTTAGGTCTTCTTGTGGCTCTCGGCAGACTTTCTCCCAACTGGCTGCTGAGAACTCTATGCCGCTGGTATGTTGAGCTTAACCGCAACCTCCCGGTACTACTTCAATTATTCTTCTGGTATTTCATTGTGCTCCAGCAGCTTCCGGGGGTCCGTAGATCCATAGATATCGGCGGATGGCTTATACTCAATAAGCGCGGACTTTATATTCCTTCACTTGTACCCCAGTCCGGGGCGTGGCTTTTCTGTGTGGCTGTTGTCGCGGCTATTATGGTTGTTCTGGTCCTTGTCAGACGTTCAAGGCGTATGCGCAACGATGAAGGTGTTCCCGGAAAAGTATTTCTTCCGGGGCTGGCTGTGATTGTCATCCTCCCTGCTTTGGCTTGGCTTGTTTCAGGATGCCCGTTTGCACTGGATTTCCCGGTCCTCAAGGGGTTCAACTATCAGGGCGGGACAGGGCTGACTCCAGAGTTTACAGCTTTAGTTGTCGGTTTGAGTGTTTATGTCTCCGCTTTTAATGCTGAAATTATTCGTTCCGGTATCCAGTCTGTCGCCAAGGGGCAGCGTGAAGCAGCAAGAGCGCTGGCTATGAATGAAAAACAGGTTATGCGCGTGGTCATTCTGCCGCAGGCTATGAGAGTGATTGTCCCTCCAATTACCAGTGAATATCTTGCCATTGCCAAAAACAGCTCGCTTGCTGTTGCGATCGGCTATCCTGATTTTGTGAGCGTTGGTGGAACAATTTTGAACCAGTCCGGTCAGGCGATTGAAATAGTCGGAATATGGATGGGCGTTTATCTGTGTATTTCCCTGCTTATTTCATGTGGTATGAACTGGTACAATAATAAAGTCAGACTGGTGGAGAGGTAA